The Phoenix dactylifera cultivar Barhee BC4 chromosome 17, palm_55x_up_171113_PBpolish2nd_filt_p, whole genome shotgun sequence genome contains a region encoding:
- the LOC103720739 gene encoding pentatricopeptide repeat-containing protein At5g42310, chloroplastic-like isoform X3, giving the protein MAVAARLFCELPLRPPPPPPSPPPPPTGGAPLLHKRSSTSCLLSRRPSRLGACHAASGDHLFPLCEEPESQELSWESYDRLIQAHCSRGRLDRSLDLLARMEASGLRPSAASYARLVRALGSVGRTLEADAVFREMKWAGLRPGLRDFNALLRAFLSKGQLRLADCLLVEMGEEGVRRNRETYLLLLDSYVRAGRLEDTWWVLGEMKRRGIWLDSRAYSQVLRLYRDNGMWKKAMGLVAEMRELGVAPDGRIYNEIIETFGKHGQLDEAVEAFETMQGEGLKPDIVTWNALIRWHCKAGHLDQALGFFAKMQEDGLYPDPKIFTIIISRLGEQGRWDEIRNIFESMKCRGFRNSGIIYAVLVDIYGQYGMFQDAEECVAALKAQGLQLSASVFCVLANAYAQLGLWEQTIKVLRMMEAEGIEPNLIMLNLLINAFGIAGRHLEALAVFEHIKESGISPDVVTYSTLMKAFMRAKKYDQVVCSSRMVRCCLKSKCSHLNKDVCAAFFRSK; this is encoded by the exons ATGGCAGTGGCGGCGCGGCTATTCTGTGAGCTCCCCCTCAGACCccccccaccaccaccatcgcctcctcctcctcctaccgGAGGTGCTCCCTTGCTCCACAAAAGATCGTCCACCAGTTGCCTTCTTTCTCGTAGACCTTCGCGTTTAGGCGCTTGTCATGCGGCCTCGGGAGACCACCTTTTTCCCCTCTGCGAGGAACCGGAGAGCCAGGAGCTCTCGTGGGAGTCCTACGACCGTTTGATCCAGGCCCATTGCTCGAGGGGCCGCCTCGACCGGTCCCTGGACCTGCTGGCCCGGATGGAGGCTTCCGGGTTGCGCCCCAGCGCCGCATCCTACGCCCGTCTCGTCCGCGCACTCGGGAGCGTCGGCCGGACTCTGGAGGCCGACGCCGTCTTCCGGGAGATGAAGTGGGCGGGTCTCCGGCCGGGCCTCAGGGACTTCAACGCCCTCCTGCGGGCGTTCCTGAGTAAGGGGCAGCTGCGCCTCGCCGACTGCTTGCTGGTGGAGATGGGCGAGGAGGGCGTCCGCCGGAACAGAGAGACCTATCTGCTCCTTCTCGACTCCTACGTCCGCGCCGGGCGCCTCGAGGACACCTGGTGGGTGCTGGGAGAGATGAAGCGGAGGGGGATCTGGCTCGACTCCCGCGCGTACAGCCAGGTCCTCAGGCTCTACAGGGACAACGGGATGTGGAAGAAAGCGATGGGCCTCGTGGCGGAGATGCGGGAACTCGGGGTCGCGCCCGACGGTAGGATCTACAACGAGATCATCGAGACGTTCGGGAAGCACGGTCAACTGGATGAGGCGGTGGAGGCCTTCGAGACTATGCAGGGCGAGGGTCTGAAGCCGGATATCGTCACCTGGAACGCTCTCATCCGGTGGCATTGCAAGGCCGGCCATCTCGACCAGGCTCTCGGGTTCTTCGCCAAGATGCAGGAAGACGGGTTGTACCCTGACCCCAAGAtcttcaccatcatcatcagtCGCCTGGGGGAGCAGGGAAGGTGGGATGAGATCAGGAACATCTTCGAGAGCATGAAATGCAGGGGTTTTCGGAACAGTGGGATCATATATGCGGTATTGGTGGATATATATGGTCAGTACGGCATGTTTCAGGATGCCGAGGAGTGTGTGGCTGCTCTTAAAGCACAAGGTCTGCAGCTCTCGGCTAGTGTGTTCTGTGTACTCGCAAATGCTTATGCTCAACTG GGGTTGTGGGAACAAACCATAAAAGTACTAAGAATGATGGAAGCAGAAGGGATTGAGCCAAATCTTATAATGCTGAACTTGTTGATCAATGCATTTGGTATTGCTGGAAGGCATTTGGAGGCACTGGCAGTTTTTGAACATATCAAGGAGAGT GGTATTAGTCCGGATGTGGTTACTTACAGTACTCTGATGAAGGCATTCATGAGAGCAAAAAAATATGATCAG gtggTCTGTTCCTCAAGGATGGTTAGATGTTGCCTCAAATCAAAATGCTCTCATCTAAATAAGGATGTATGCGCAGCATTTTTCAGATCTAAATAG
- the LOC103720739 gene encoding pentatricopeptide repeat-containing protein At5g42310, chloroplastic-like isoform X1: protein MAVAARLFCELPLRPPPPPPSPPPPPTGGAPLLHKRSSTSCLLSRRPSRLGACHAASGDHLFPLCEEPESQELSWESYDRLIQAHCSRGRLDRSLDLLARMEASGLRPSAASYARLVRALGSVGRTLEADAVFREMKWAGLRPGLRDFNALLRAFLSKGQLRLADCLLVEMGEEGVRRNRETYLLLLDSYVRAGRLEDTWWVLGEMKRRGIWLDSRAYSQVLRLYRDNGMWKKAMGLVAEMRELGVAPDGRIYNEIIETFGKHGQLDEAVEAFETMQGEGLKPDIVTWNALIRWHCKAGHLDQALGFFAKMQEDGLYPDPKIFTIIISRLGEQGRWDEIRNIFESMKCRGFRNSGIIYAVLVDIYGQYGMFQDAEECVAALKAQGLQLSASVFCVLANAYAQLGLWEQTIKVLRMMEAEGIEPNLIMLNLLINAFGIAGRHLEALAVFEHIKESGISPDVVTYSTLMKAFMRAKKYDQVPVIYKEMECAGCTPDRKAREILQNAIIIHEQRGGGLFLKDG from the exons ATGGCAGTGGCGGCGCGGCTATTCTGTGAGCTCCCCCTCAGACCccccccaccaccaccatcgcctcctcctcctcctaccgGAGGTGCTCCCTTGCTCCACAAAAGATCGTCCACCAGTTGCCTTCTTTCTCGTAGACCTTCGCGTTTAGGCGCTTGTCATGCGGCCTCGGGAGACCACCTTTTTCCCCTCTGCGAGGAACCGGAGAGCCAGGAGCTCTCGTGGGAGTCCTACGACCGTTTGATCCAGGCCCATTGCTCGAGGGGCCGCCTCGACCGGTCCCTGGACCTGCTGGCCCGGATGGAGGCTTCCGGGTTGCGCCCCAGCGCCGCATCCTACGCCCGTCTCGTCCGCGCACTCGGGAGCGTCGGCCGGACTCTGGAGGCCGACGCCGTCTTCCGGGAGATGAAGTGGGCGGGTCTCCGGCCGGGCCTCAGGGACTTCAACGCCCTCCTGCGGGCGTTCCTGAGTAAGGGGCAGCTGCGCCTCGCCGACTGCTTGCTGGTGGAGATGGGCGAGGAGGGCGTCCGCCGGAACAGAGAGACCTATCTGCTCCTTCTCGACTCCTACGTCCGCGCCGGGCGCCTCGAGGACACCTGGTGGGTGCTGGGAGAGATGAAGCGGAGGGGGATCTGGCTCGACTCCCGCGCGTACAGCCAGGTCCTCAGGCTCTACAGGGACAACGGGATGTGGAAGAAAGCGATGGGCCTCGTGGCGGAGATGCGGGAACTCGGGGTCGCGCCCGACGGTAGGATCTACAACGAGATCATCGAGACGTTCGGGAAGCACGGTCAACTGGATGAGGCGGTGGAGGCCTTCGAGACTATGCAGGGCGAGGGTCTGAAGCCGGATATCGTCACCTGGAACGCTCTCATCCGGTGGCATTGCAAGGCCGGCCATCTCGACCAGGCTCTCGGGTTCTTCGCCAAGATGCAGGAAGACGGGTTGTACCCTGACCCCAAGAtcttcaccatcatcatcagtCGCCTGGGGGAGCAGGGAAGGTGGGATGAGATCAGGAACATCTTCGAGAGCATGAAATGCAGGGGTTTTCGGAACAGTGGGATCATATATGCGGTATTGGTGGATATATATGGTCAGTACGGCATGTTTCAGGATGCCGAGGAGTGTGTGGCTGCTCTTAAAGCACAAGGTCTGCAGCTCTCGGCTAGTGTGTTCTGTGTACTCGCAAATGCTTATGCTCAACTG GGGTTGTGGGAACAAACCATAAAAGTACTAAGAATGATGGAAGCAGAAGGGATTGAGCCAAATCTTATAATGCTGAACTTGTTGATCAATGCATTTGGTATTGCTGGAAGGCATTTGGAGGCACTGGCAGTTTTTGAACATATCAAGGAGAGT GGTATTAGTCCGGATGTGGTTACTTACAGTACTCTGATGAAGGCATTCATGAGAGCAAAAAAATATGATCAG GTCCCAGTAATCTATAAGGAAATGGAATGTGCTGGGTGCACACCAGACAGAAAAGCTAGGGAGATACTGCAAAATGCTATAATTATACATGAACAGAGAGGTG gtggTCTGTTCCTCAAGGATGGTTAG
- the LOC103720739 gene encoding pentatricopeptide repeat-containing protein At5g42310, chloroplastic-like isoform X2, with protein MAVAARLFCELPLRPPPPPPSPPPPPTGGAPLLHKRSSTSCLLSRRPSRLGACHAASGDHLFPLCEEPESQELSWESYDRLIQAHCSRGRLDRSLDLLARMEASGLRPSAASYARLVRALGSVGRTLEADAVFREMKWAGLRPGLRDFNALLRAFLSKGQLRLADCLLVEMGEEGVRRNRETYLLLLDSYVRAGRLEDTWWVLGEMKRRGIWLDSRAYSQVLRLYRDNGMWKKAMGLVAEMRELGVAPDGRIYNEIIETFGKHGQLDEAVEAFETMQGEGLKPDIVTWNALIRWHCKAGHLDQALGFFAKMQEDGLYPDPKIFTIIISRLGEQGRWDEIRNIFESMKCRGFRNSGIIYAVLVDIYGQYGMFQDAEECVAALKAQGLQLSASVFCVLANAYAQLGLWEQTIKVLRMMEAEGIEPNLIMLNLLINAFGIAGRHLEALAVFEHIKESGISPDVVTYSTLMKAFMRAKKYDQVPVIYKEMECAGCTPDRKAREILQNAIIIHEQRGGK; from the exons ATGGCAGTGGCGGCGCGGCTATTCTGTGAGCTCCCCCTCAGACCccccccaccaccaccatcgcctcctcctcctcctaccgGAGGTGCTCCCTTGCTCCACAAAAGATCGTCCACCAGTTGCCTTCTTTCTCGTAGACCTTCGCGTTTAGGCGCTTGTCATGCGGCCTCGGGAGACCACCTTTTTCCCCTCTGCGAGGAACCGGAGAGCCAGGAGCTCTCGTGGGAGTCCTACGACCGTTTGATCCAGGCCCATTGCTCGAGGGGCCGCCTCGACCGGTCCCTGGACCTGCTGGCCCGGATGGAGGCTTCCGGGTTGCGCCCCAGCGCCGCATCCTACGCCCGTCTCGTCCGCGCACTCGGGAGCGTCGGCCGGACTCTGGAGGCCGACGCCGTCTTCCGGGAGATGAAGTGGGCGGGTCTCCGGCCGGGCCTCAGGGACTTCAACGCCCTCCTGCGGGCGTTCCTGAGTAAGGGGCAGCTGCGCCTCGCCGACTGCTTGCTGGTGGAGATGGGCGAGGAGGGCGTCCGCCGGAACAGAGAGACCTATCTGCTCCTTCTCGACTCCTACGTCCGCGCCGGGCGCCTCGAGGACACCTGGTGGGTGCTGGGAGAGATGAAGCGGAGGGGGATCTGGCTCGACTCCCGCGCGTACAGCCAGGTCCTCAGGCTCTACAGGGACAACGGGATGTGGAAGAAAGCGATGGGCCTCGTGGCGGAGATGCGGGAACTCGGGGTCGCGCCCGACGGTAGGATCTACAACGAGATCATCGAGACGTTCGGGAAGCACGGTCAACTGGATGAGGCGGTGGAGGCCTTCGAGACTATGCAGGGCGAGGGTCTGAAGCCGGATATCGTCACCTGGAACGCTCTCATCCGGTGGCATTGCAAGGCCGGCCATCTCGACCAGGCTCTCGGGTTCTTCGCCAAGATGCAGGAAGACGGGTTGTACCCTGACCCCAAGAtcttcaccatcatcatcagtCGCCTGGGGGAGCAGGGAAGGTGGGATGAGATCAGGAACATCTTCGAGAGCATGAAATGCAGGGGTTTTCGGAACAGTGGGATCATATATGCGGTATTGGTGGATATATATGGTCAGTACGGCATGTTTCAGGATGCCGAGGAGTGTGTGGCTGCTCTTAAAGCACAAGGTCTGCAGCTCTCGGCTAGTGTGTTCTGTGTACTCGCAAATGCTTATGCTCAACTG GGGTTGTGGGAACAAACCATAAAAGTACTAAGAATGATGGAAGCAGAAGGGATTGAGCCAAATCTTATAATGCTGAACTTGTTGATCAATGCATTTGGTATTGCTGGAAGGCATTTGGAGGCACTGGCAGTTTTTGAACATATCAAGGAGAGT GGTATTAGTCCGGATGTGGTTACTTACAGTACTCTGATGAAGGCATTCATGAGAGCAAAAAAATATGATCAG GTCCCAGTAATCTATAAGGAAATGGAATGTGCTGGGTGCACACCAGACAGAAAAGCTAGGGAGATACTGCAAAATGCTATAATTATACATGAACAGAGAGGTGGTAAGTGA